ACATTGGTTATGGTTGGAATCGTAACAGCGCCGTTGGAAATAAAGGAGATCGGTAAAAAGTTTACATTTTTACGCAACGGACTCGGATTCCTTGCGGCACTGGCTATTGCCGGGATCATGGGGGTATTACTATCATGAAAACCATTAAGAATTTTACAGCGCCGATTTTAGTTTTGTTCGTGTTTCTCGGGTTGGCCGTATGGATGCCCGACACAGCTGTTCGGTCTTCTTTGGTCACGTGGGATTATTTCAAAGAAATGGCTTTGATCCTACCTCCTGTGTTTATCTTGATGGGATTCATGGAAGTATGGATCCCCAAAAGCAAAATACAGAGTTGGCTGGGCCGTGGTTCCGGAATAAAGGGAGCAATGATTGCTGTAGCACTTGGCACTTTACCTACCGGTCCGCTGTATGTGGCATTTCCTATGACAGCCGCCCTAATCAGGAAAGGCGCCAGCTTTACTAA
This sequence is a window from Deltaproteobacteria bacterium. Protein-coding genes within it:
- a CDS encoding permease, with amino-acid sequence MKTIKNFTAPILVLFVFLGLAVWMPDTAVRSSLVTWDYFKEMALILPPVFILMGFMEVWIPKSKIQSWLGRGSGIKGAMIAVALGTLPTGPLYVAFPMTAALIRKGASFTNMVVFLGSWAALKIPQLMVEIKFMGTAFAVTRFILTLMALMLIGLLMENILRRYPDKEWLANAKK